One window from the genome of Synergistetes bacterium HGW-Synergistetes-1 encodes:
- a CDS encoding transcriptional regulator, with protein sequence MTLGFENETLEFKKSTRELKEAIVSICAILNKHEYGELYFGIRPDGTPVGQDISEKTLRDISAAINNFIVPQIFPEVKEVIIDGKSCVHVKFEGHNPPYFANGKARIRVADQDILMSPERIEEYVMKKNDNTNLWEQQVSDYTVEKVEDVLLENYIDRAREIKRIDFDYSDKKTVLNKLFLTQGEFLLNAAKVLFCDSILAELQMAIFATSERLTFNDIQRKHGNIFELVGAAELYIRNNMKWKVDFDGSRERKETPEIPIQALREALINSFCHKDYNAQQCNEVAIYKDRIEIYNPGKFPEGYTPEDFILRDERPVRRNPLITQILYYSKDVESFGSGLKRITNACKEANVKVDYKLMKSGFVVVFQRDKDIIPMAQVEAQVEAQVEAQVEAQVEAQVEAQVEAQVEILIMRACQKTPLSSGEIVIALGHKQLSGNLRKALVKLRKEGFLEFTIKDKPRSKSQKYRLTEKGDKHLRSAGETGEK encoded by the coding sequence ATGACTCTCGGTTTTGAAAACGAAACACTGGAGTTTAAAAAATCAACCCGCGAACTCAAAGAAGCCATTGTATCTATTTGTGCGATTTTGAATAAACATGAGTATGGAGAGTTATATTTTGGTATTAGACCTGACGGTACTCCTGTAGGACAGGATATCAGTGAAAAAACATTGCGTGATATAAGTGCGGCGATCAACAATTTTATTGTTCCTCAGATTTTTCCGGAGGTTAAAGAAGTAATAATAGATGGCAAATCATGCGTACATGTTAAATTTGAAGGGCATAATCCACCATATTTTGCCAATGGTAAGGCTAGAATTCGTGTTGCTGATCAGGATATTTTGATGTCTCCTGAACGAATTGAAGAGTATGTAATGAAAAAAAATGACAATACTAACCTTTGGGAGCAACAAGTTTCTGATTACACAGTTGAAAAAGTTGAGGATGTATTACTGGAAAATTATATTGACAGAGCACGTGAAATTAAACGCATTGATTTTGATTATTCGGATAAAAAAACAGTTCTGAATAAGCTTTTTCTTACACAGGGAGAATTTTTGCTGAACGCAGCAAAAGTGCTTTTTTGCGATAGCATCCTTGCAGAATTGCAGATGGCAATTTTTGCCACAAGCGAAAGACTGACATTCAACGATATCCAAAGAAAACATGGAAATATTTTTGAACTTGTTGGGGCAGCAGAGTTGTATATCAGAAACAATATGAAGTGGAAAGTTGATTTTGATGGTTCAAGAGAACGCAAGGAAACACCGGAAATACCTATCCAGGCATTACGAGAAGCACTTATTAATTCATTTTGTCATAAAGACTACAACGCACAGCAGTGTAACGAAGTAGCGATATATAAAGACAGGATAGAAATATACAACCCGGGAAAATTCCCTGAGGGATATACTCCTGAAGATTTTATTCTGAGAGATGAGAGACCGGTAAGAAGGAATCCTCTGATAACCCAGATTCTTTATTATTCTAAAGATGTTGAGAGCTTCGGGTCGGGATTGAAACGGATCACAAATGCCTGTAAAGAAGCAAATGTAAAAGTGGATTATAAATTGATGAAATCAGGATTTGTGGTAGTCTTTCAAAGGGATAAAGATATTATTCCAATGGCACAAGTTGAGGCACAAGTTGAGGCACAAGTTGAGGCACAAGTTGAGGCACAAGTTGAGGCACAAGTTGAGGCACAAGTTGAGGCACAAGTTGAAATTTTGATAATGAGAGCCTGCCAAAAAACGCCACTTTCTTCTGGAGAAATAGTTATAGCACTTGGACACAAACAGCTTAGCGGTAACCTCCGCAAAGCCCTTGTAAAATTGAGAAAAGAAGGATTTCTAGAATTTACTATCAAAGATAAACCCAGGAGTAAAAGCCAAAAATACAGATTAACCGAAAAAGGCGATAAGCATTTGAGAAGTGCCGGTGAAACCGGCGAGAAGTGA
- a CDS encoding four helix bundle protein — protein MPDFGFQNLDTYHLAKMLVIETYKTTDTFSNSEKYGLSQQMNRAAVSIPSNIAEGYAREGSKDKCHFLNIAYGSLMELVCQFEIAWELDFVEEEKYQDFKNKAHKLAIKISKFRNYLSKK, from the coding sequence ATGCCGGACTTTGGATTTCAGAACCTTGATACTTATCATCTTGCAAAAATGCTTGTTATCGAAACCTATAAAACGACAGATACATTTAGTAACAGTGAGAAATATGGTCTGTCTCAGCAGATGAACAGAGCAGCAGTGTCAATACCTTCGAATATTGCCGAAGGATATGCAAGAGAAGGAAGTAAGGATAAATGCCATTTTCTTAACATAGCATACGGATCATTGATGGAACTGGTTTGTCAGTTTGAAATTGCATGGGAATTAGATTTCGTTGAAGAAGAAAAATACCAAGATTTTAAAAATAAAGCTCATAAGCTGGCAATCAAGATAAGCAAATTTAGAAACTATTTAAGTAAAAAATAG
- a CDS encoding lipid carrier--UDP-N-acetylgalactosaminyltransferase, with the protein MSGESYKPIKRIIDLTLSIAGLVVLSPVLLVLAFAIKLDSPGPVLFKQKRVGINKTHFNIYKFRTMRMDTPKDTPTHLLEDPDNYITKMGRFLRKTSLDELPQIINILYGQMSIIGPRPALWNQYDLIEERDKYRANDIRPGLTGWAQVNGRDELPIEVKAKYDGEYVHRMSFLFDLKCFLGTIAVVMNRDGLVEGGTGKMKDKQEKLNDN; encoded by the coding sequence ATGAGCGGAGAAAGCTATAAACCAATAAAACGCATAATAGATCTAACTCTCTCAATTGCGGGCCTCGTAGTCTTGTCGCCGGTATTGTTGGTTTTGGCTTTCGCTATCAAACTGGACTCTCCCGGTCCTGTTCTTTTCAAGCAAAAACGGGTGGGGATCAACAAGACTCACTTTAATATTTATAAATTCAGGACTATGAGGATGGATACACCTAAGGACACGCCTACACATCTGCTGGAAGATCCGGATAATTACATTACAAAGATGGGGCGTTTTTTGAGGAAGACCAGCCTGGACGAGTTGCCTCAGATAATTAACATATTGTACGGACAAATGTCTATAATAGGACCCAGACCTGCACTTTGGAATCAGTATGACCTTATTGAGGAACGTGACAAATACCGTGCAAATGACATAAGACCGGGGCTGACTGGATGGGCCCAGGTAAACGGACGCGATGAACTGCCGATAGAAGTCAAGGCAAAATATGACGGAGAATACGTACATAGGATGAGTTTCCTATTTGACCTGAAATGTTTCCTTGGCACGATTGCAGTGGTAATGAACCGCGACGGTCTTGTCGAAGGCGGCACAGGCAAGATGAAAGATAAACAGGAGAAACTTAATGACAACTAA
- a CDS encoding NAD-dependent epimerase, with translation MTTKKILITGANSYIGMSFENWVSQWPDEYSVETVDMLDGSWREKSFAGYDVVFHVAGIAHVSADPSKEDLYYKINRDLAIETAEKAKTEGVKQFIFMSSMIVYGKDEPAGSQKVITSETQPSPSDFYGRSKFEADLSIQKMADGNFAVSIMRPPVIYGPECKGNFPRLLNLAKKTFVFPNITNLRSMLYIDNFCEFLRIVIDQTKTGIFFPQNIEYVSTKDVIVEYRKQTGKSTVLLPFPGFIVSLMSGIDVFNKAFGTKVYDKNLSQFDLSYNVVDFETGIKRMSV, from the coding sequence ATGACAACTAAGAAAATATTAATAACTGGCGCAAATAGCTATATAGGAATGTCCTTTGAAAATTGGGTCAGCCAATGGCCGGATGAGTACAGTGTTGAAACCGTAGACATGCTTGACGGTTCATGGCGTGAAAAGTCATTTGCCGGTTATGATGTTGTTTTTCATGTTGCGGGGATCGCCCACGTATCCGCGGACCCGTCGAAAGAAGACCTTTATTACAAGATCAATCGTGATCTTGCCATTGAAACAGCAGAAAAAGCAAAAACCGAAGGTGTCAAACAGTTTATCTTTATGAGCAGCATGATCGTTTACGGAAAAGACGAACCGGCAGGAAGCCAAAAGGTAATTACCTCAGAAACACAGCCTTCACCCTCTGATTTTTATGGCAGGAGCAAGTTTGAGGCAGATCTTTCAATTCAAAAAATGGCTGATGGAAACTTTGCAGTTTCAATAATGAGACCTCCTGTAATATATGGTCCCGAGTGCAAGGGGAATTTTCCAAGACTTCTGAACCTTGCAAAAAAGACATTTGTCTTTCCAAACATAACCAACTTAAGAAGCATGCTTTATATCGACAACTTTTGCGAATTTTTGAGGATAGTAATAGATCAGACTAAAACAGGTATATTTTTCCCACAAAACATAGAATATGTATCTACTAAAGATGTGATAGTTGAATACAGGAAACAGACAGGTAAATCGACTGTACTTCTGCCTTTTCCGGGTTTTATTGTATCTCTTATGTCAGGGATAGATGTCTTTAATAAGGCATTCGGCACAAAAGTTTATGATAAAAATTTGAGCCAGTTTGACCTGAGCTATAATGTAGTAGATTTTGAAACCGGCATAAAAAGGATGTCTGTTTAA
- a CDS encoding glycosyltransferase WbuB encodes MSGKHILVVSQYFYPEQFRINDICSEWVKRGYKVTVLTGIPNYPQGKFYKGYGFFKKTKEQYNGMEIRRIPLLPRARGAVMMALNYFSFVVSGFFWSIFTGLNADIVFIYEVSPMTQALPGVWYAKRKKIPCFLYVTDLWPENVEIVGGVKNKAILGLIGEMVDYIYKSCDRIFTSSESFVKAIVDRGTDRNKIEFWPQYAEDYYKPLENTEVIVPEIPHDDIINIIFAGNIGVAQGLGILTETALILKNKSIKVKFNIIGDGRYKDTLVSKVKEVSVEDYFNFIDRQPPTRIPDFMALSDAALICLSKSKVFSMTIPAKTQSCLACGIPVIVSADGEVQDIINKANAGLCSCAGDATALAGNIIKFVHMSNEEHRIMRQNALNYYNTEFAKEKLLDRMDKWLSK; translated from the coding sequence ATGTCCGGTAAGCATATATTGGTCGTATCACAATATTTTTATCCGGAACAGTTTCGTATAAACGACATTTGTTCAGAGTGGGTCAAAAGGGGATATAAGGTTACGGTTTTGACAGGCATACCCAATTATCCTCAGGGTAAATTTTATAAGGGGTATGGATTTTTTAAAAAAACAAAAGAGCAATATAACGGTATGGAAATAAGAAGGATCCCCTTGCTTCCAAGAGCTAGAGGTGCTGTCATGATGGCCCTGAATTATTTTTCTTTTGTGGTTTCAGGTTTTTTCTGGTCAATTTTCACCGGTTTGAATGCTGACATTGTCTTTATTTACGAAGTCTCTCCCATGACCCAGGCACTGCCGGGAGTATGGTACGCCAAACGAAAGAAAATACCGTGCTTTTTGTACGTAACCGATCTTTGGCCGGAGAACGTTGAGATAGTTGGTGGAGTAAAAAATAAAGCCATTCTTGGGCTGATTGGAGAGATGGTCGATTATATTTACAAAAGTTGTGATCGGATCTTTACTTCATCAGAGAGTTTTGTTAAGGCAATTGTTGACCGTGGAACCGATAGGAATAAGATAGAGTTTTGGCCTCAATATGCTGAAGACTATTACAAGCCTTTGGAAAATACAGAAGTAATTGTCCCCGAAATTCCTCATGATGATATTATTAATATTATTTTTGCAGGTAACATAGGTGTTGCACAGGGTCTTGGTATACTTACTGAAACAGCATTGATATTGAAAAACAAGTCAATAAAAGTAAAGTTTAATATCATAGGAGACGGAAGATATAAAGACACTCTTGTTTCAAAAGTCAAAGAGGTTTCTGTAGAGGATTATTTCAATTTTATTGATAGGCAACCGCCGACAAGGATACCTGATTTCATGGCTTTAAGCGATGCTGCACTTATTTGTTTGTCAAAAAGCAAGGTTTTTTCTATGACTATTCCGGCAAAAACACAGTCATGTTTAGCTTGTGGGATACCGGTCATTGTTTCAGCTGATGGGGAAGTGCAAGATATCATTAATAAAGCAAATGCTGGATTATGCAGCTGCGCAGGAGATGCAACTGCTTTAGCTGGTAACATAATAAAATTTGTCCACATGTCTAATGAAGAACATAGAATTATGAGACAAAATGCGCTTAACTACTATAATACTGAATTCGCTAAAGAAAAACTGTTAGATAGAATGGATAAATGGTTATCAAAGTAA